A window from Malania oleifera isolate guangnan ecotype guangnan chromosome 7, ASM2987363v1, whole genome shotgun sequence encodes these proteins:
- the LOC131160292 gene encoding uncharacterized protein LOC131160292, producing MTFGIGMPICVQCGTASNPCRCKVVGPTVGFLAFAVAAVVEWPVGALVYVFRHMEGRRIMAHPATVVYPSVTNAIPI from the coding sequence ATGACGTTCGGAATAGGGATGCCAATATGCGTGCAGTGCGGGACGGCGAGCAACCCGTGCAGGTGCAAGGTGGTGGGACCGACGGTGGGGTTCTTGGCGTTCGCGGTGGCGGCGGTGGTGGAGTGGCCGGTGGGAGCTCTGGTTTACGTGTTTCGGCACATGGAGGGTCGCCGGATTATGGCTCATCCAGCCACCGTCGTTTATCCTTCCGTCACCAATGCCATCCCTATTTGA